The genome window TTTTTGGGGATTTTATCAGATAAAATACCCCGTTGTAGAGCATGAGCTATTACATGACGGACTTGTTCCCCAACTCTTAATTGCCGTTGCGAAAAGTCTGTATTTTTCATGAAATAGTTACCTTTTTTGAAGTCTTTTTTCGAAAAAAAAGAAAAGAGAAATTCCACAAGCTCCGTAGCTTTTTCATTTAACAAAAAAATTACGAGCCAATTTCACTGACTTTATAGTGTACGACTGATATGTTCAACTCGGAATATCTCAATAATGTCACCTGCACGCATATCTTCATAATGTTCAAAAGCGATACCACATTCTTGACCAACGTGGACTTCGTTGACTTCGTCTTTGAAGCGTTTGAGTGTTTTAAGTTTTCCTTCATGAATGACAATATTGTCTCGGATTAGGCGAACACCAGCTCCCCGCTCTATTTTTCCTTCTGTAACGCGACAACCTGCAACTTTTCCGATTTTTGTAATGCTAAAGACTTCTAAAATTTCGGCATTTCCAAGAGAAGTTGTGCGTTTTTCTGGCGATAATAATCCCGACATAGCTGCTTTGATATCATCAACGAGATCATAAATGACATTATAATAGCGGATTTCAATGCCTTGTGTTTCGGCTAAATCACGTACCTGTTTGTTTGCTCGAACGTTAAAACCAATAACAGCAGAATTAGAAGCTTCAGCAAGAGAAATATCACTTTCAGTTATACCTCCTGCACCAGAATGGACAACGCGTGTTCGTACTTCTTCATTTCCGAGCATTTCTAACGCTGAATTAATAGCTTCGACGGATCCTTGAACATCCCCTTTGATAATAAGAGGGAATTCTTTTATGCCAGCCGTTTGTAGTTTTGTCATCATTTGCTCAAGAGAGCCGCGAGAACCAGTTCTCCGAGCTACATTTTTATCACGTGCTAATCGTTGACGATACTCAGAAATTTCGCGGGCTTTTGCTTCATGAGTAACAACAACAAAACGATCACCAGCTTGCGGTGTGCCTTGCATTCCCAAAATTTCGATAGGTGTAGAAGGGCCTGCTTCTTTAATGTGCTTTCCATGATCATCGATTAAAGCACGAATCCGTCCCCATTCATTTCCAGCAACGATGATATCGGCAAGATGTAAGGTACCTTTTTGAATAAGGACAGTTGCAACAGGTCCTCGTCCTCGATCAAGTTTTGCTTCAATAACAATACCGTCTGCAGTTCTTTCTGGATCAGCTTTTAGGTCAAGGATTTCAGCTTGAAGAAGGATAGCTTCTAAAAGTTTATCAATATTTTTACCTGTTTTAGCAGAAACCTCAACCTCTAAAGTTTCTCCACCCATCGTTTCGACAAACACTTCTTGTTGTAAGAGGCCTGTGCGCACTTTTTGTGCATCAGCAGTTGGTTTATCAATTTTATTGATAGCCACAATGATAGGCACATTAGCAGCTTTTGCGTGATTAATGGATTCAATGGTTTGTGGCATGATACTATCGTCAGCAGCTACGACAAGAACAGCGATATCAGTAATTTGAGCACCTCGGGCGCGCATAGCTGTAAAAGCGGCATGTCCAGGTGTATCAATAAAGGTGATTTTTTGTCCATTATGTTCAACTTGATAAGCACCAATATGCTGAGTAATACCTCCAGCTTCGCCGGAGGCAACATTAGCTTTACGAATGGCATCAAGAAGAGAGGTTTTTCCGTGATCCACATGCCCCATGATTGTAACAACTGGTGGACGTGGTTTCATTTTTTGAAGGTCATCATTTATATTAAAAAGACCTTCCTCAATGTCAGATTCTGAAACACGTTTAACTGTATGGCCGAATTCAACAGCGATCAATTCGGCAATATCCGCATCGATGACATCACCAGGTTTCATCATTTGTTTTTGTTGCATGAGAAATTTAATAACGTCAACAGAACGTTCAGCCATACGTTGAGCAAGTTCTTGGATGGTGATGGTTTCAGGAAGGATGACTTCACGAGAGATTTTTTCCCGTGGTTCTTGATTTTGTGCGCGTTTAAATTTTTCTTGTCGGCGACGCATTGCAGCCATTGAACGGCCGCGTGAATTTCCTTCTTCATCTAATGCACTATGGAGGGTCAGTTTACCACGACGATGCTCATCTATGCCCTTTATAATCTTGGGTGAACGTGTCTCTGATTTAGAAGGACTAGTGCGTCGGCTATGCTTTTCTTCATTTTCATCATCATCTACATTGCGTTTATCAATAATGGTAACTTTTTTTATTGCAGGAGGAGCATCTATTGATTTGATAGGCATTATAGGTGCTATTGGTGGAGAAGAGAGAATTTTTTCTATATGGGATGGTTGAATTTCCTCTTCCTGAGAAGTTTTTTGGTGAAAACTCTCTTCATGTTGTTTTAGTTTTTCTTTTTCTAAAGCTTGTTTACGAGTTATTTTTTCTTGAACATGCGCCTCTTCCAATGCACGAATTCTCGCCTCCATCTCAGCTGATGAAAGATTATTTTGGGTTGTAGAGGTTGCAGTTGCAGCTTTTTCAGTGCGCGGCTTCGAGCGCGGAGCTGCAATATGTGGTTTAGTAATCGATTGTATTACTTCAGCTTTCTTCTCATCTCGCGTAATTTTACGTCGTTTAGTTTCAACAACGACAGCCTTTGTACGACCATGACTGAAATTTTGTTTGACCGTACTCGTTTCTAATCCTGATCGTTTCAAAGTCAGCGTCTTTTTAGCTGTTATCTTATCATTATTGTTTTCACTCATTGTACTTCCTTCACGGCTTCTGCCGTCGTCTTATCAGGCTCATTGCGCTCTTCATCACGATAGGCGATCAGTTTATATATTGTCTTGATAAATCCCTCTGCAGCTCTCACGTTCAGTAAAGCTGCATGTATCACAAGATTAGCTCCAAAAGCCATACCCATTTCGTCATTTGTAAATAAAGATATGGCTTTTATATTTTGATTTGTTTGTTGTTGTAAGGCATAAATAGCTTGCGAGATTTTACGTTTTCCATCTTCTTTTGCTTCTTTTGCATGGAGAATGAGAATTGCTTGACCAGAGCGAATAGCTGTGTTGACCTTTGTTATACCCGTAACAATAGCCCCCGCTTTTCGTGCCATAGAAAGACTATGAAGAGCAGATTTTAGAAGGAGCTCATCCACGATGTTAGAAAGATTTGAAGGAACCTTAACATTCATTTTGAAACTTTTGTCAAAAATTTTACGCTTAATTGCTTCTTCGACAATAGTATGCTGACCAGAAATCCAAACGCCACGTCCAGGCAAATTTGCTTTAAGGTCTGGAACAATTTGGTTATCTGGATCAACAACAAAGCGGATCAGCGCCGCTGCTGATGTACTTTTTCTTGTTACGATACAGGTCCGATTGTTCATTGTAAATTATCTATCCATGTTTAATTGATTGATTCTTCAGTTTTTGCAGAATCTCCTACGGTAAGGTCAGCTTGGTCTATCCAGCCTGCCTGTACACGTGCAGCTAAAATCATGGATTTTGCATCTACACGCGTAACGTCAAACGGTGTTAAAATTCCAGAAAAATTCTGTGTTTGACCTTTTTTACGTTCTCGCCAGCCAACTAGGTCATCAATTGCGTAGCCTGCAAAATCATCCATAGTTTTAACACCATCTTCGCCAATCGCGACAAGCATAGCATTTGTCATACCGGGGAGCGTTTTTAATTCGTCAGAAACACCAAGATTTTTACGCTTTTCATCTAATTCTTTTTCTTTACGTTCCAGGTATTCGCGTGCACGATTTTGAATTTCTGAGGCAGTTTCTTTATCAAAACCATCAATAGAGGTGATTTCCTCAAGATCAATATAAGCAATTTCTTCAATTGAAGCGAAGCCTTCTGAAGCCATTACTTGCCCAACCATTTCATCAACATCCAAAGATTCCATGAAAAGCTTGCTACGTTCAGTAAACTCTTTTTGGCGATTTTCGGATTCTTCTTTCTCTGTTAGGATATCGATATTCCAACCCGTTAATTGTGATGCTAGACGCACGTTCTGTCCTCGTCTACCGATGGCGAGGCTGAGTTGGTCATCAGGGACAATAACTTCGATACGCTCTGCGTCTTCATCTAGAACAACTTTCGAGACTTCGGCAGGCTGCAGTGCATTAACAATGAATGTGGCAGCGTCAGGTGACCAAGGAATAATATCAATTTTTTCTCCTTGTAACTCTGAGACAACAGCTTGCACACGGCTTCCTCGCATTCCAACACACGCTCCGACAGGATCTATGGATCCATCACGTGAAACAACAGCAATTTTTGCACGAGATCCTGGATCACGAGCGACGGATTTAATTTCTATAATACCATCGTAAATTTCTGGTACTTCCATGGTAAAAAGTTTTGCCATAAATTGGGGATGTGTACGTGAAAGAAAAATCTGCGGTCCACGTTGTTCACGGTGTACATCGTTAACAAAAGCACGGATACGGTCTCCATAATGAAAAGATTCACGAGGAATTAGTTCGTCTCGCCGTACTATGGCCTCTCCACGCCCAAGATCGACGATGACATTACCATACTCGACGCGCTTAACTATGCCAGAAATAATTTCACCGACCTTATTCTTAAATTCCTCAAATTGGTTATCACGTTCTGCATCACGTATTTTTTGCACGATAATTTGTTTAGCAGATTGTGCTGCAATACGTCCAAAATCCATGGAAGGTAAGGGGTCGGAAATAAAGTCACCAATTTTTGCATCTGCTTTACGTTTTAGCGCATCAGATAACGCTATCTCAGTCGCATAATCTTCAATAATATCAACAACTTTTAGAAGACGTTGTAGCTTTATTTCTCCTGTTTTAGAATTGATTTCAGCACGGATATTGCTTTCCTGACCATAACGTGAACGTGCTGCTTTTTGAATAGCATCAGCCATTGCAGAAATGACAATTTCACGGTCAATCGACTTTTCGCGTGCAACAGCATCTGCAATTTGCAGAAATTCAAGCCTGTTAGCGCTTATAGTCATGGATTTTCTCCTTTTTGTGCAATGTAAGATTGCGTTTTATTAATATCTATCTTTAGTGATGTGTTTCAGGTTTTGAGATATCGAAATCATCCTCAGAAAATGACAAATTGTTTAAATTTTTATCTTTTTTTAGTGCATCACGGATGAGATCATCAGTCAGAACCAAATGTGCGTTAATGATATCTGAAAAGTTGATAGGAATGTACATTTTTTTACCACAGGCAGCTTTGTCGACATTTAAAGTAAATCCATTTTGCGTAACATTGGTAAGTACCCCACGAAATTTCCGACGGTCATCAATAGCTATACCAGTTTCAATTTTTACAATATGCCCTTGCCACTGAAAAAAATCAGATTTTCTAACTAGTGGGCGGTCAATACCGGGAGATGATACTTCTAAATGGTATTTTTGCTCAATGATATTTTGTATATCCATGATAGGAGAGACAGTTTTACTAACAATTTCACAATCGTCTATTGACATGGTTCCATCGGCACGTTCGGCCATGATTTGCAATGTTAAACCATTCAATCCAGAAAGTTTTACACGCACCAAACGGTATCCCAAAGGTTTGAGTAATGGCTCAATCAAAGCAGCAATACGCACTTCAACACCACTCTCCGTTAGGAGGCGTGGTTCATCAATATTATCTATGTTTTCAATTTCGTTGATGTGCTGCATCTGAGTTTCTTTAAATATTAGTTTGATGACATTAAAAAAGAGCGGATCCAAACGATCCACCCTCTAATTATGAGATACAAGAACGGACTCCACTATACTCTTAAACTGAAAAGTTTTCAAGTCATCTGTAATTTCAGTGCTCTGTTCTTCATTTTTTAATAAAAGTGAGATAAGCAGGTGTCCTACCTTCACGGAAAGCCTTTATTTCATAGCGGGTACTTTTCCATAGTGGATAAGGGGTTTCCCAATCTTTGTGACTATCTGATTTCCATTCGAAATTTTCATGTTGAAGGCAGTAGTATAGTGTCCAGTTTATGTAAATATCTATATCGCTAACAAAGCGAAGTTTTTTACCCACTTTAAGAACATGAGCGAAACGGGAAAGATTTTGCATATTGATAAAGCGTCGCTTCCAATGCTTTTTTTTAGGCCATGGATCTGGGTAAAATATGTCTATTCCATCAAGAGATTCTTTAGGTAACCAATCAAGAAGGTGTATGGCATCATTGTCATAAAGGCGAAGATTTTTTTGGTGTTTTTCATGTTTTTTAAGGTATGTTAACATTTTGGCCATGCCATTGATGAAAGGTTCAACACCAATAAAACCAGTGTCTGGAAAATGTTCTATTGCATGGATCAGATGTTCACCTCCTCCAAAACCAATTTCAAGTTTAATTTCTTTAACTTTATTGGCAAATAGTGATGTTAGATCTTTGGGTGCAGGTTCATCTAAGTTAATGTGAAGAATGGGGAGAAGGGTTTTTAGCAGCGTTTGTTGATTATGACGGAGTTGTTTTCCATGCCGGCGACCAAAAAAAGAGGTGTTTGCGTATGCATTGTACACGGTCATGATATATTAAGCAGTGCTTTGAGTTCTTCAGTTAGATCCGTTTTTTCCCAAGAAAACGAGCCATTATTTTCTGGTTTACGCCCAAAATGACCATAAGCAGCTGTTTTTGAGTATATGGGTCTATTAAGACCGAGATGTTTTCGAATTCCCGTCGGTGAAAGATCCATTATCTTACGGATTGCAATCTCAACGACACTTTCATCTATTTTTCCTGTACCGTGAAGATTAAGATAAATGGACAAAGGCTGTGCAACACCAATTGCATAAGACAGTTGAATGGTACACCGTTCTGCTAAATCAGCCGCAACGATATTTTTGGCGAGGTAACGTGCTGCATAAGCTGCAGAGCGATCAACTTTTGTTGTGTCTTTACCTGAAAAAGCACCACCTCCATGAGGTGCTGCTCCACCATAAGTATCAACAATGATTTTACGTCCCGTGAGCCCTGCGTCACTTAGAGGGCCTCCAATGACAAATTTTCCTGTTGGATTAATATACCAGCTACATTGATCAGAAATAGGGATATCACATAAAGCTTGGCGAATGTAGGGTTCAACTATTGTGCGAACTTTATTTGAATCCCAATTTTCATCCAAATGCTGTGTTGAAAGTACAATAGATGTTACCTCTATGGGAACTCCATTTTGATATCGTATCGTTACTTGGCTTTTAGCGTCTGGTCCAAGTTTTCCAACTTCTCCCTCATTTTTACGGCGAGCAGTAGAAAGAAGTTCTAAAATTTTATGCGCGTAATAGATTGGTGCTGGCATAAGATCCGATGTTTCACGGCAGGCATATCCAAACATAATACCTTGGTCTCCTGCTCCTTCTTCTCCGTGACGGTCAATGGCATTGTCAACTCCTCGCGCGATATCCGTGGATTGTTGACGGAGAAAAACGTCAATTTTGACAGTTTTCCAGTGAAAGCCTACTTGCTCATAACCAATGGAACGAATAGCACGGCGCGCAGCTGTTCGGAAACGGGTAGGGTTGATAAGAGGGGTGCCAGTTTGATCAGTTACAAAATTTCCACTTTTATCTCTTTTAAGAAGCGTATCAGGAACACGAACTTCGCCAGCGAGAATGACGCGATTGACAGTTACCAAGGTTTCACAAGCAACACGTACAAACCATGGATCAGTACCTGTTTTTTGGGCTTCCTTGTAGACCATATCAACGATTTCATCGGAAATTCTATCACAAATTTTATCAGGATGTCCTTCTGATACTGATTCACTTGTAAAAAGATAATTTTTGTGCAGCATAAGAATTTCCTTAAAAGAAATGGATCTTCATTAACAATTTAAAATCTACCTTGCTTGCAAACCGCACAACAGATGGGCAATACTGATTCATGAAGCAAGATGCAAGAAAAAAGACAATTTTTATTTTTGCAACTTATTTACGTTGTCATCTTCAGAGAGAGCTTTTGCTAAATCGATAATTTTGCGACGTACCTTAGCATCAAGAATATTTGTGAATGCACGCATCAATTGGATGCCTTCATTACTTGAGCAAAAATCCATAAAACGCTCGTCACTTTCAGCAAACCCTTCCATCGGTTGATCACTCATGCTTCGATCAAAGAAATAAGAAACTGGAACATCCATAATTTCCGCAATAGCTTGAAGACGACTTGCACCGACACGATTTGTACCCTTTTCGTATTTTTGAATTTGCTGAAACGTGATACCTAAGTGCTCTCCTAATTTTTCTTGAGTAAGACCTAATATATTACGGCGCAAACGAATACGTGTCCCGACATAAACATCTATTGGATTAGGTTTTCTCTTAGTTTCGGTCATAATGCAACTCTTTATTTCTAATGCTTTGTTTCCAAACCAATATCAGGTGCATGCGAAGTCAAATTATCATAAATCAAGATAATATGTAATATTTTTTCTTGGTATTACTGGTACCTACAATACGCTATTGCATACAAGCACTCAATTGTTAAATTTTCTTGCGGTAGCAGAGCCAACGCGGCACAATAACATAAGAATGAATAAGATGAAAGTAGAGAATGTTCTGTGTTCGTCACCCCATGTTGGTACGTTGGGTGGTGGAATAGGCGAATCAAGTGAGCCAACGACATTTTGTTTAAGAGCGGCAACGACTCGTCCATAGGGATCAACCACTGCTGATATTCCATTATTAGCTGCTCGTATGAGTGGTATTCCAAGTTCAACAGCACGTAG of Bartonella ancashensis contains these proteins:
- the infB gene encoding translation initiation factor IF-2, which encodes MSENNNDKITAKKTLTLKRSGLETSTVKQNFSHGRTKAVVVETKRRKITRDEKKAEVIQSITKPHIAAPRSKPRTEKAATATSTTQNNLSSAEMEARIRALEEAHVQEKITRKQALEKEKLKQHEESFHQKTSQEEEIQPSHIEKILSSPPIAPIMPIKSIDAPPAIKKVTIIDKRNVDDDENEEKHSRRTSPSKSETRSPKIIKGIDEHRRGKLTLHSALDEEGNSRGRSMAAMRRRQEKFKRAQNQEPREKISREVILPETITIQELAQRMAERSVDVIKFLMQQKQMMKPGDVIDADIAELIAVEFGHTVKRVSESDIEEGLFNINDDLQKMKPRPPVVTIMGHVDHGKTSLLDAIRKANVASGEAGGITQHIGAYQVEHNGQKITFIDTPGHAAFTAMRARGAQITDIAVLVVAADDSIMPQTIESINHAKAANVPIIVAINKIDKPTADAQKVRTGLLQQEVFVETMGGETLEVEVSAKTGKNIDKLLEAILLQAEILDLKADPERTADGIVIEAKLDRGRGPVATVLIQKGTLHLADIIVAGNEWGRIRALIDDHGKHIKEAGPSTPIEILGMQGTPQAGDRFVVVTHEAKAREISEYRQRLARDKNVARRTGSRGSLEQMMTKLQTAGIKEFPLIIKGDVQGSVEAINSALEMLGNEEVRTRVVHSGAGGITESDISLAEASNSAVIGFNVRANKQVRDLAETQGIEIRYYNVIYDLVDDIKAAMSGLLSPEKRTTSLGNAEILEVFSITKIGKVAGCRVTEGKIERGAGVRLIRDNIVIHEGKLKTLKRFKDEVNEVHVGQECGIAFEHYEDMRAGDIIEIFRVEHISRTL
- a CDS encoding RNA-binding protein, with the protein product MNNRTCIVTRKSTSAAALIRFVVDPDNQIVPDLKANLPGRGVWISGQHTIVEEAIKRKIFDKSFKMNVKVPSNLSNIVDELLLKSALHSLSMARKAGAIVTGITKVNTAIRSGQAILILHAKEAKEDGKRKISQAIYALQQQTNQNIKAISLFTNDEMGMAFGANLVIHAALLNVRAAEGFIKTIYKLIAYRDEERNEPDKTTAEAVKEVQ
- the nusA gene encoding transcription termination factor NusA; amino-acid sequence: MTISANRLEFLQIADAVAREKSIDREIVISAMADAIQKAARSRYGQESNIRAEINSKTGEIKLQRLLKVVDIIEDYATEIALSDALKRKADAKIGDFISDPLPSMDFGRIAAQSAKQIIVQKIRDAERDNQFEEFKNKVGEIISGIVKRVEYGNVIVDLGRGEAIVRRDELIPRESFHYGDRIRAFVNDVHREQRGPQIFLSRTHPQFMAKLFTMEVPEIYDGIIEIKSVARDPGSRAKIAVVSRDGSIDPVGACVGMRGSRVQAVVSELQGEKIDIIPWSPDAATFIVNALQPAEVSKVVLDEDAERIEVIVPDDQLSLAIGRRGQNVRLASQLTGWNIDILTEKEESENRQKEFTERSKLFMESLDVDEMVGQVMASEGFASIEEIAYIDLEEITSIDGFDKETASEIQNRAREYLERKEKELDEKRKNLGVSDELKTLPGMTNAMLVAIGEDGVKTMDDFAGYAIDDLVGWRERKKGQTQNFSGILTPFDVTRVDAKSMILAARVQAGWIDQADLTVGDSAKTEESIN
- the rimP gene encoding ribosome maturation factor RimP, with the protein product MQHINEIENIDNIDEPRLLTESGVEVRIAALIEPLLKPLGYRLVRVKLSGLNGLTLQIMAERADGTMSIDDCEIVSKTVSPIMDIQNIIEQKYHLEVSSPGIDRPLVRKSDFFQWQGHIVKIETGIAIDDRRKFRGVLTNVTQNGFTLNVDKAACGKKMYIPINFSDIINAHLVLTDDLIRDALKKDKNLNNLSFSEDDFDISKPETHH
- the trmB gene encoding tRNA (guanine(46)-N(7))-methyltransferase TrmB, which gives rise to MTVYNAYANTSFFGRRHGKQLRHNQQTLLKTLLPILHINLDEPAPKDLTSLFANKVKEIKLEIGFGGGEHLIHAIEHFPDTGFIGVEPFINGMAKMLTYLKKHEKHQKNLRLYDNDAIHLLDWLPKESLDGIDIFYPDPWPKKKHWKRRFINMQNLSRFAHVLKVGKKLRFVSDIDIYINWTLYYCLQHENFEWKSDSHKDWETPYPLWKSTRYEIKAFREGRTPAYLTFIKK
- the metK gene encoding methionine adenosyltransferase, translated to MLHKNYLFTSESVSEGHPDKICDRISDEIVDMVYKEAQKTGTDPWFVRVACETLVTVNRVILAGEVRVPDTLLKRDKSGNFVTDQTGTPLINPTRFRTAARRAIRSIGYEQVGFHWKTVKIDVFLRQQSTDIARGVDNAIDRHGEEGAGDQGIMFGYACRETSDLMPAPIYYAHKILELLSTARRKNEGEVGKLGPDAKSQVTIRYQNGVPIEVTSIVLSTQHLDENWDSNKVRTIVEPYIRQALCDIPISDQCSWYINPTGKFVIGGPLSDAGLTGRKIIVDTYGGAAPHGGGAFSGKDTTKVDRSAAYAARYLAKNIVAADLAERCTIQLSYAIGVAQPLSIYLNLHGTGKIDESVVEIAIRKIMDLSPTGIRKHLGLNRPIYSKTAAYGHFGRKPENNGSFSWEKTDLTEELKALLNIS
- a CDS encoding helix-turn-helix domain-containing protein, whose product is MTETKRKPNPIDVYVGTRIRLRRNILGLTQEKLGEHLGITFQQIQKYEKGTNRVGASRLQAIAEIMDVPVSYFFDRSMSDQPMEGFAESDERFMDFCSSNEGIQLMRAFTNILDAKVRRKIIDLAKALSEDDNVNKLQK